GGTCGCCTCGCGGTAGGGCTCGGCGGCGGCCCGGGGCAGGTCACCCCACATCGCGTTGAGCTCGATGGCCGGGTCGCCACGCCCGGCGCAGCCCCAGTCGATGACCGCGGCGAGCCGGCCGTCGCGCACCAGCAGGTTGCCCTCGTGCAGGTCGCCGTGGAACCAGCGGGGCTCGCCGTCGTACGCCGGCGCCGCGAGCGCGTCCTCCCAGACCGCCAGCACCGCGGCGTGCGACACCTCAGCCGGGTCGGCACGCGCGGTCCAGCGGCGTACCCACTCGTCCATCGACGCCAGGGGCGCGCCGCGCCCGTCGGTGGCGACCGGGCCGTCCATCCCGGGCACGTCGCGGCAGGCGCGGACGAACGCCCCCAGCGACGCCGCCCACTCCTCGGGGTCGAACGTGGCCGGCGTCGGCGTGCTCCCCTCGACCCACGGCACGACCGTCCACGCGAAGGGATACTCGTGGCCGGGCTCCCCGAGCGCCAGCGGCGCCGGGACCACCACCGGCAGGTGCGGCGCGATCCGGGGCAGCCAGGCGTGCTCGAAGGCCACGCCCTCCGCCGGTCCGGGGATCCGCGGCATCCGCACCAGGAGCTCGTCGCCGAGCCGGAACAGCTGGTTGTCGGTGCCCACCGGGGGCAGCCGCCGCACCGGCAGACCGGCCCACTCCGGGAGCTGGTCGGCCACGAGCCGGCGGACCGTCTCGTCGGTGATCGTGATCTCGTCGTCGTGCATCCTGGTCATCGCCCGCGACGCTAGTACTGGTCGGTAGATTCGGGCACGTGAGTTTCCTCGGTCGCCAGAGCATCGTCGCCGCCCTGACCGCCAACGGCCTGCGTCCCGCACGCGGGCGACGCAGCGGCTTCGGGTCGTTCCTCGCCGGCTTCGTCTTCAACGAGACCGCGCCGCAGGTGCTGGCGCTCACCGCCGTCGACGCGGCCGTGCACCTCACCCGTGCCCGCCGCGGCGGGGTCCGCGCCAAGGCCGGGCTGGCGCTCGCCGGCGCGAGCGCGCTGGGCCTGGCCCACATGGTCCGCCAGAGCCGCCGGGCCGAGCAGGTCCTCGAGGACGCGCTGGAGGAGGGCCTCGGGGTCGACTACGTCGAGCAGCTCGACCGGGTGCCCGACCCCGCCGACCTCGCCACGTCGGTGCGCCACCTCGCCAGGCCGTTCGACTTCCGCGACGACGGGGTGCGGGTGATCAGCGACGTGCCCTACACCGAGGCGGGCCGCCGGGGCACCCTCGACCTCTACCTCCCGGCCGGCGAGGACCGCATCGAGGGAGCGCCGGTGCTGCTCCAGGTCCACGGCGGGGCGTGGGTCTACGGGACCAAGGAGAAGCAGGGCCGGCCGCTGATGAACCGGATGGCCGCGCAGGGATGGGTCTGCGTCGCGATCAACTACCGGCTCGCGCCCCGCGATCCCTGGCCCGCGCACGTCGTCGACGTGAAGCGCGCCATCGCCTGGGTGCGCGAGCACATCGCGGAGCACGGCGGCGACCCGGACTACGTCGTCATCACCGGCGGGTCCGCGGGCGGCCACCTCGCCGCGCTCGCCGCGCTCACGCCCGGCGACCCCGCGTTCCAGCCCGGCTTCGAGGACGCCGACACCAGCGTGCAGGCGGCCGTGCCGTTCTACGGCGTCTACGACTTCGCCGGCTCGACCGGCCTCGCGAACGCGATCAGCATGCGCGACGCGTTCCTGGGGCCGCGGGTCATGCAGACCACGTGGACCGACGCCCCCGACGTCTACGAGGCGGCGTCCCCGATCCTGCGGGTCACCCCGGACGCACCCGACTTCTTCGTCGTCCACGGCGAGCTCGACAGCCTCGTCGCGGTCGACCAGGCGCGCCTCTTCGTCGCCGAGCTGCGCCGGACGTCGCGGAGGTCGGTCGTCTACGCCGAGCTCCCCGGCGCCCAGCACGCCTTCGAGGTCTTCCACTCGATCCGCAGCGAGCACGCCGTCCGGGCGGTCGACCGCTACCTGTCGTGGCACTGGAACACCTGGCGCCACGGACTGGAGGCCGACAGCGGCGTCGAGCCCGAGGCGCTGGACGACTCGGCCTGAGCCCCCGGCCGCGCCGGCACTAGGGTTCCCCCGTGATGCCTCCGGACCTGCTCGAGCACGCCCGCGCCGCCAAGGGCTTCATGCCCGAGGACGAGGGTGCGCTGCTGCACCGCTGGGCGTGCGAGCGGCTCCCCCACGGGCCTGCGCTCGAGGTCGGCACCTACTGCGGCAAGTCGGCCGTCTGGCTGGGCGCGGCCGCCCGCGAGGTCGGCGGGACCGTGTTCACCGTCGACCACCACCGGGGCTCGGAGGAGAACCAGGCCGGCTGGGAGCACCACGACGACACCCTGGTCGACGCCGGGCGCGGGCTGATGGACACCCTCCCGACCTTCCGGCGCACCATCGCCGACGCGGGCCTGGAGGACCAGGTGGTCGCCGTCGTCGGGCGCTCCGAGACGGTGAGCCGCTGGTGGCGTACGCCGCTCGCCCTGCTGTTCATCGACGGCGGGCACGGCGTGGAGCCGGCACGCGCGGACTTCCGCGGGTGGGTGCGGTGGGTCGCCGCCGACGGCGTCCTGCTGGTCCACGACGTGTTCCCCGACCCCGCCGACGGGGGCCGTCCGCCCTACGAGGACATCTACCTGCCCGCGCTCGCGAGCGGCGCATTCACCGAGGTCGAGGCGGTCGGGTCGATGCGGGTGCTACGCCGGACGTCCGGCGACGCCGGCGACCCGGTCGGCGCCTGACCCCGCCTCCGAGGGGCAGCCGCACTCCAGGCCGATCTCCGCGAGCTCGGGCCCGAGCGTCGTGCCGCGCATGACGTCGGCGCCGGGCGTCGTGTCGGTCAGCGCGTCGACCGCGAGGACGACGGCCGCGGCGGTGTAGGTCGTGTGCTCGTGCGGCCAGTTGACGCCCGCCTCGCCGGGCGCCGTGGAGAACACGTAGCCCGTCCAGTAGGAGCCCTCGGCGGTGCGCAGGTGCTGCACGTCGGCCAGCAGCCGCCGGGCGCGCTCGCGGTCGCCGAGGGCCTCCAGCGCGAGCACCAGCTCGGCGGTCTCCGCGCCGGTCACCCACGGGTTGGTGGAGACGCAGCGGATGCCGAGGCCGGGCTCGACGAAGGTGTCCCACCGCTCGGAGAGCAGGGCGTGCGCGGCCTCGCCGCGGACGGCACCGCCGAGGACGGGGTAGTACCAGTCCATCGAGAACTCGGACTTGTCGAGGAACAGGTCGCGGTGCTCGCGCAGCGCGTGGCCGAGCCGGCCGCCCGCGAGCTCCCACTCGGGCTGCTCCTCCCCCAGCAGCGCGGCGAGGGCGACGCCGGCGCGCAGGGAGTGGTGGATGCTCGACGACCCGGCGAGCAGCGCCTCCTCGTTGACCCGGCCGGGCGCGCCGTCGTACCACTCCTGCGACCACGCGATGCCACCGAACGGGAGCTGGAGCGACACCACGAAGTCCAGCGCACGGCGCACCGTCGGCCACATCAGCCGGACGAAGGCCTCGTCGCGGGTGACCAGCCAGTGGTGCCAGGTGGCCACGGCGACGTAGGCCGACATGTTGGTCTCGCCCGAGTGGTCCTCGACCTCGCCGCCGACGACCTTCATCGGCCACGACCCGTCGGCGCGCTGGGTCTCCCGCACCCAGGCGTACGCGCGGTCCGCCGCCGCGGGCTGGCCGCCCACCAGGAGCGCCATCGCCGACTCGAGGTGGTTCCACACGTCGGTGTGCTCCCCCGGCGTCCACGGCACGGCTCCCGACGGCTCCTGCATCGCCGCGATGCTCGCCGCGGTCTGCTCGACCTGCGCCCAGGTCAGCACGCCGGGGGTCGTCGGGCCGTGGCTCACGAGGCCTCGGGCTTGCGGAAGTAGAGCACCATGCTCTTGCCGATCAACGGATCGAGGACCTTGCCGGCCGCCCGCAGCGCACGGGGGTTCTCCATGATCTCCCAGACCAGCAGCCTGTGGTACGCCCTGGCGAGCGGGTGCTCGTCGTTGGTCACGCCGACCGCGCACTTGATCCACCAGTACGGCGCGTGCAGCCCGTGGGCGTAGCCCTTGCCGACGAGCTCCATCGCGTCGCCGGGGGTGCCGTCGTTGTGGCGACCGGCCTTGGTGACCTTGTCGACGAGCTCCTCGGCCGTGTAGATCCGGACGTGGCCGCCCTCGGCGTTGTGGTAGTCGTCGGACAGCTTCCAGTTGATCACCTCGGGCAGCCACCGCGGCACCGAGACGGCGAGCGTCCCGCCCGGGCGCAGCACCCGGACGAGCTCCTTGATCGCGTCGACGTCGGCGTGGATGTGCTCGAGGACCTCGGCGGCGACGATCCGGTCGAACTCGCCGTCGGCGAAGGGCAGCGCGAGCGCGTCGCCCTCCTTGACGTCGGCCTCCGCGCCCTCGGGCACCTCGCCGGCCTCGCGCATGGCGGTGAACCACTCCCGCACGGTGGCGAGCTCGTCGGCGTCCTGGTCGAACGCGATCACGTCGGCGCCCCGCTTGTACATCTCGAACGCGTGCCGACCGGCACCGCAGCCCATGTCGAGCACGCGGTCGCCCGGGCGCAGCCCGAGGCGGTCGAAGTCAACGGTCAGCACGGCGGTTCTCCTTCTCCTGCCGCTTCTCCGCGTGGAAGTCGGCGATGGTCTCCTCGTAGGCGGCGGCGGTGGCCTCGGCCACCGCGCGCCAGCTGAACAGCTCCTGCACCCGCGCGCGTCCGGCCGCACCCATGGCCGTACGCCGCTCGGGGTCGTCGAGCA
Above is a genomic segment from Nocardioides okcheonensis containing:
- a CDS encoding class I SAM-dependent methyltransferase; the encoded protein is MLTVDFDRLGLRPGDRVLDMGCGAGRHAFEMYKRGADVIAFDQDADELATVREWFTAMREAGEVPEGAEADVKEGDALALPFADGEFDRIVAAEVLEHIHADVDAIKELVRVLRPGGTLAVSVPRWLPEVINWKLSDDYHNAEGGHVRIYTAEELVDKVTKAGRHNDGTPGDAMELVGKGYAHGLHAPYWWIKCAVGVTNDEHPLARAYHRLLVWEIMENPRALRAAGKVLDPLIGKSMVLYFRKPEAS
- a CDS encoding alpha/beta hydrolase gives rise to the protein MSFLGRQSIVAALTANGLRPARGRRSGFGSFLAGFVFNETAPQVLALTAVDAAVHLTRARRGGVRAKAGLALAGASALGLAHMVRQSRRAEQVLEDALEEGLGVDYVEQLDRVPDPADLATSVRHLARPFDFRDDGVRVISDVPYTEAGRRGTLDLYLPAGEDRIEGAPVLLQVHGGAWVYGTKEKQGRPLMNRMAAQGWVCVAINYRLAPRDPWPAHVVDVKRAIAWVREHIAEHGGDPDYVVITGGSAGGHLAALAALTPGDPAFQPGFEDADTSVQAAVPFYGVYDFAGSTGLANAISMRDAFLGPRVMQTTWTDAPDVYEAASPILRVTPDAPDFFVVHGELDSLVAVDQARLFVAELRRTSRRSVVYAELPGAQHAFEVFHSIRSEHAVRAVDRYLSWHWNTWRHGLEADSGVEPEALDDSA
- a CDS encoding prenyltransferase/squalene oxidase repeat-containing protein; its protein translation is MSHGPTTPGVLTWAQVEQTAASIAAMQEPSGAVPWTPGEHTDVWNHLESAMALLVGGQPAAADRAYAWVRETQRADGSWPMKVVGGEVEDHSGETNMSAYVAVATWHHWLVTRDEAFVRLMWPTVRRALDFVVSLQLPFGGIAWSQEWYDGAPGRVNEEALLAGSSSIHHSLRAGVALAALLGEEQPEWELAGGRLGHALREHRDLFLDKSEFSMDWYYPVLGGAVRGEAAHALLSERWDTFVEPGLGIRCVSTNPWVTGAETAELVLALEALGDRERARRLLADVQHLRTAEGSYWTGYVFSTAPGEAGVNWPHEHTTYTAAAVVLAVDALTDTTPGADVMRGTTLGPELAEIGLECGCPSEAGSGADRVAGVAGRPA
- a CDS encoding class I SAM-dependent methyltransferase; translation: MPPDLLEHARAAKGFMPEDEGALLHRWACERLPHGPALEVGTYCGKSAVWLGAAAREVGGTVFTVDHHRGSEENQAGWEHHDDTLVDAGRGLMDTLPTFRRTIADAGLEDQVVAVVGRSETVSRWWRTPLALLFIDGGHGVEPARADFRGWVRWVAADGVLLVHDVFPDPADGGRPPYEDIYLPALASGAFTEVEAVGSMRVLRRTSGDAGDPVGA
- a CDS encoding aminoglycoside phosphotransferase family protein codes for the protein MTRMHDDEITITDETVRRLVADQLPEWAGLPVRRLPPVGTDNQLFRLGDELLVRMPRIPGPAEGVAFEHAWLPRIAPHLPVVVPAPLALGEPGHEYPFAWTVVPWVEGSTPTPATFDPEEWAASLGAFVRACRDVPGMDGPVATDGRGAPLASMDEWVRRWTARADPAEVSHAAVLAVWEDALAAPAYDGEPRWFHGDLHEGNLLVRDGRLAAVIDWGCAGRGDPAIELNAMWGDLPRAAAEPYREATGLDEAAYRRGRGFALAPAISGFTYYRETSPRMSGLGLRTVRQLVASLD